DNA from Leptospira mayottensis 200901116:
CGATCTAAAGGTTTAGTATGGCATCTTTAAGCGATAAGGCAAGAGCTACATATCTCATTCTTCTCATCCTATTTTTATTGGGAATCGGCTTTTTTGTTTTTGATTATTTCCAAATCATCAACGCTGCGGAGCTTCTTCCCTTTCTTCGCAAAGAGCCCGCTCTCGTAAACCAGGATAACGAATCTCCGACGGAACTCCAAAAATTGGAATTCGCCAAAGCTCAGGAAAGATTTGCGGAAGAATTAGACGAGCTGGAAAAAAGAAAGACGGAGCTTCTGGCCGAAAAAGGAAAGCTCGAAGCAGAAATGGAAAAGCTTGAGGAGATGCGTCAGGGCCTCATCACAAAAGAAAAAGAGATGAAATCGGCCGACTCGGAAAAAAATAGTCGTCAAAAACTCGTAAAGGTTCTCGCGGACAAAGTAGGAAATATGCCCCCTGAGTCCGCGGTCGGCATGCTCACAAACTGGCCTGATGGAGACATCATCGACGTTTTTATTCAGATGGACAAAGACGCAGAAGACGACGGGAGACCAACGATCACTACTTATCTCTTAACTCTTTTTCCCGCAGATAGACGTGCAATGATTACAAATAAATGGCTCAGTAGGTCAAGTGGAATCAAAACCCCCGGCATTCCAGACGATGCAATAGAGGCCAATCCATAATTTCGGAGAAATCATGAATTTCGTAATAAGATTACTTTTTATCACCTTCGTATTTTTATTGTTACTCGAATCCTCCATCATAGCAAAAAAGAATGCTAATTCATCTTCCCCCAAAGTCAGTGGTTATGAACTTGTTTCCAACCCTTCCGCCGCTTTCGGAAAAACAATCCAAATTTCCGGAACGGTTTCAGAGATTTTGTATAAAGGAAATTCGATTCGGTTTTTGGTCTACTTTTCCGGTAAGCCGGTTGCTTTGGATTCAGATTCAACTTCCTTAATCTCCAGCATCCAAGTAGGAAGTTACGTTTCCGTTTGCGGTTTCTATCTCAAAGACCGGGAATTGAAATCAAACGGAGTTCTTACCTCAATGCCTTTTATTTTGGTCGATTCTCCGAATTGCAGATAAACGTTATGTTACAAGGGATTATAATGGAAATCGACCGATCAATGTTCCCAGAAATACAGCAAATTTTTGGACCACTTATACGTTCTCTTCCGGTTTTGGATTTGGATTAGGTGGACGTTATGTGGATTCCATAACTGCGAATAATGCGAATTCTTTCTTTGTCCCGCCTTAGGGATTATACGATGCGTCTGTTTATTATAAATACGGTTACTATTATTTTCAGATTAACTGTACTAACATATCGAATAAGAGATATTTTGTATCGTCCATTCCGAATCCAACCCCCCGGGTCCTCCAAGACAATTTTTGTTTACGGTCAGTGGTAAATTCTAAGTTATCTGCAATTGAAAATCCGCTTCAATTGGAAGTTCTCTCAAAAGTGGACAGAGTTATGGAATAAAGCGAAAGAAGTTCTCAACTTGAAAATTCTTACGATTCAATGAAAC
Protein-coding regions in this window:
- a CDS encoding periplasmic-type flagellar collar protein FlbB, which gives rise to MASLSDKARATYLILLILFLLGIGFFVFDYFQIINAAELLPFLRKEPALVNQDNESPTELQKLEFAKAQERFAEELDELEKRKTELLAEKGKLEAEMEKLEEMRQGLITKEKEMKSADSEKNSRQKLVKVLADKVGNMPPESAVGMLTNWPDGDIIDVFIQMDKDAEDDGRPTITTYLLTLFPADRRAMITNKWLSRSSGIKTPGIPDDAIEANP